A window from Gossypium raimondii isolate GPD5lz chromosome 7, ASM2569854v1, whole genome shotgun sequence encodes these proteins:
- the LOC105802573 gene encoding 1-aminocyclopropane-1-carboxylate oxidase 3, translating into MATFPVINLEKLNGEERATIMEQIKDACENWGFFELLNHGIPHEFLDTVERLTKEHYKKCMEQRFKELVASKALEGLQAEVTDMDWESTFFLRHLPESNMAEIPDLAHEYRKVMKEFALKLEKLAEELLDLLCENLGLEKGYLKKAFHGTRGPTFGTKVSNYPPCPKPDKIKGLRAHTDAGGIILLFQDAQVSGLQLLKDGQWVDVPPMRHSIVINLGDQLEVITNGKYKSVEHRVIAQTNGARMSIASFYNPGSDAIIHPAPALVENKQLYPKFVFEDYMKLYAGLKFQAKEPRFQAMKARETTLPIATA; encoded by the exons ATGGCAACTTTCCCAGTGATCAACTTAGAGAAGCTTAATGGTGAGGAGAGAGCAACAATCATGGAGCAAATCAAGGATGCGTGTGAGAATTGGGGATTCTTTGAG cTGCTGAACCATGGGATTCCCCATGAATTTCTGGACACTGTTGAAAGATTGACAAAAGAGCATTACAAGAAATGCATGGAGCAGAGGTTTAAGGAATTGGTAGCAAGCAAGGCCCTGGAAGGTCTCCAGGCCGAGGTTACTGATATGGATTGGGAAAGCACATTCTTCTTACGCCATCTCCCTGAATCAAACATGGCTGAAATCCCAGATCTCGCCCATGAATACAG GAAAGTGATGAAAGAGTTCGCACTGAAATTGGAGAAACTAGCAGAGGAGCTTCTCGACTTGTTGTGCGAGAATCTTGGACTGGAAAAGGGGTACTTGAAAAAGGCTTTCCATGGGACAAGAGGTCCAACATTTGGAACCAAAGTTAGCAACTACCCACCATGTCCAAAACCTGATAAAATCAAGGGACTCCGAGCCCACACCGATGCTGGTGGCATCATCTTGCTCTTCCAAGACGCCCAAGTGAGCGGCCTCCAGCTTCTAAAAGACGGCCAGTGGGTGGATGTTCCCCCTATGCGCCACTCCATTGTAATCAACCTAGGGGATCAGCTGGAGGTAATCACCAATGGCAAATACAAGAGCGTGGAGCACCGAGTGATTGCTCAAACCAACGGAGCTCGCATGTCGATAGCTTCATTCTACAACCCTGGAAGTGATGCCATTATCCACCCAGCACCGGCTCTGGTGGAGAACAAACAATTGTACCCCAAATTTGTGTTTGAAGACTACATGAAGTTATATGCTGGGCTGAAATTCCAGGCCAAGGAACCAAGATTCCAAGCCATGAAAGCCAGGGAAACAACTCTTCCCATTGCAACTGCTTAA